In the genome of Harpia harpyja isolate bHarHar1 chromosome 8, bHarHar1 primary haplotype, whole genome shotgun sequence, the window CAGGTAAGCTGCAATTAGGCCTTAGGCCACCTTACAGCATGCTGAGTAATGTTCCTTTTTTGATTAATTGAAGGGGGCTGTTTTGGAAAATTGCTTCATCCAAATCAAAGACCTGCGCAACCGTTGCTTCGTGCAGCATCTTAAACTAAACGGCCTCCCTTACTCTGCAATCCTTCCAGTTCTCCTAAAGAAGCCACAGGGTGAAGGAAGAAATAGTCCCAGCTCACTTGTCTCCCTCCCAGGTTCTGTTTAAGTCTTGCTGGTCCCTAAGGGAGCCGAGGGAGCCCAGATCTGGTTACCCTAAGACAGAACCTGATTAGTGGCAATAGGCAGTTTTCCGTTTATTTCCAAGGAGCTGCTAGAGAAGAGCTGCAGGCAGATGTAATACAGAGACTGCAGAACTCTGCTCGCTGTCAATTTCACACCAGCATTTTACTTTCTTCTATCCCCATTTACTATTAATCTGTATTTATATCTAACTCCAGCTCTTAGTTAGCCTTTGCCAGAGGCTTAACCATTAGAGGTCActgtgaggaaggagaggaaagaaaaagctggcTTAAATCTGGCTGTTACCACTCCGTATAATTCTGGGGAGGTGAGAAACCATGCAAAGCTTGGGCTATTTAGGAAGACAACAGTTTGCACAGTAGATCGGACCAGGTCAAATCTCCTTTATCTTTAGTACTAAATATGAAAAGGAAACTTCCCTATCATAGAAATTCCCTTCTAATCATGCTCAGTTCCTACTTTTTACAGGGCTTTATATCCCTTTTAAATTTCTATCCATTCTAATTCAGAGGATGTTCTTACATTTCATGTTTTCTGAATCCGCTAAGCCCTCAGGCTCAGTAAGACCATGTCACATTTGTTCCAAATAAGCATTGTATAAAAACACTTTTTCCATCAGCTTTCAATTCACTGCCTTTTAGTTTAAGAACAAGACCACACTcaattatgaaaaaataaacaggagTACCTGATTCACTTTGTCCTCTCCAAAGTAAACAATTTTAATTTAAGCAGCAGAATTAATACCACTTGTTTTCTActcatgattttcttttttaaggcttCAAATCTTTTTTCATCTCTTGCCTATTTCTTTTATCCTTTTGAATAGGGCTGAACAGTGTGTTCCAGCTAAGACAACACCATACATTTAATGAAGGCATTCTATTATTTTCCAGACCATTCCTTACCCATCCTTACATTTTGCTCACTTGCTTTGTTCATTTTACTGTAAATGACAAGCCCACTCAGTGTCATCTTTCCTTTAGAGGTAAGATGAATGTAATTCATTGCAAAGACTGTCCATAAGTTTTCCAAAATGGAGACAAAAATGTCACATATACGTGCTGTGTATGATAAAGTTTCCCACAGCAGTGCGAGAGGCATTCAATTTATTGCACGCTTTCCCCAAATGTTCCCATATATCCAGAAGGCCTGCAATCCTAAGAAACACTCTAGGCTTCAGGTAAGATTTTTGGAATTCTTCCTCAAGTCTTTTTCAGCAAAAGTAGTTTCAGCAGTCTACCTGGCTGTGATATCATTTTACTCTGCTTGACATAAGCATTGTTGTCTTTAAGCATCCACTCAGAATGGGAATGTCGTTAGGAACTCGGAGGAGTCATCTTCCACTTCGTCAGTGTTCAATCATAATGAAGGCTCTTCAGTGTTCCTCCTCCaaaccttttcctttcagagaagCCAGGAATCTAGAGACAGGAAAGATAAGTCATCATGTCAGAATCAGCATGAGCTCCCCCTCTAGCCCACATTTGAGTGCTTGTTACCAAGCCAACTGCAACAATGCCTTCCTCTTCCACACCATCTCCAGCATCAGGACTAAAATGCTTCAGCTTACTGCTAGAAGAGCACCATTAGTTAAACAAGCTGCAAAACTTGAGTATGGCTCATTTTTTCGATGCAGCTCCTTAAGGCTTTTTGGCAAGGGTTACAATGAAAGTCTTAATTTCTTGGGCAAATCCTAAACTAGTTAATTACAGATTTCAAAGTCCGTATTTTCCCCCAGATTCAAATGCATACATAATACTATAAAATAGTATTACCAAGTCCTATTAAAGAGCTGTTGAGACTTTATGCCTTCTAACCTGACACGGCAGCACTTCACTGTAGTTGAAAGTACAGTTTTATCAATTGCCGAAAGCTTTAAGAAAACCACCAGAATAGAAATGGCTGCAACAATGCAAAGGATTAGCACTCCTGCTTTTGCAGCCAATCTGTAGATACTGCTTACACTGTGACAATGAGTGCTTACAAAGAAAATCTACTTGAAACCAtcagaagcttccctggcttaACGGTATTTCAAACAGATTTGCAGTCCAATGCACCTGTGAATCCCCCAGAAGAAACAGATGCACTGCTTTCTAATACTGTTTAAGATGTCTGCCCTATTGGCATCATAAAACAATTTGATTACAGTCCAGAGTAACTTTTAGATATCTAACTACACACAAGCAGAAACAGCAGACCCAGTAAACACATCCTCCCAAAACAATTCCACACTCTCATAGGAAATACAGTGTATTAAAATGGACAGTGTCAACCAAGCACTCCACACCAGGAGAACATGGGCATGTATGGATGGTATGGGACGAAAATGTAATTTACAATACAAAGTGGATTGCTTAGGTTACACACTTCATTGGTAAACTGAGAAAGTTAAAGCGACTACCCAAAATAAAAGTCCactaaaaaccccacaatttaAATTTAGTTAGGGTTTTCAGGCCCAAAACTCAAACAGATATGCAAGGTACTCATTCAGGAattgtttttttcatctctgaaaaGCAATCATCTCTaagggaaaaatcaggcagattTTGCACAAAGGTTCATCTCATGAAAACTGCTTTGggaattcaaaaaggaaaaatgcaatcaTTATAACTAAAAAGTAGCAGGACACCACAGGTAAAAAATTATCTGCTTTAGCATTTTTTATATCAAAGTCACGAATTAAGAgtaacaattatttatttatctgaGATCTGATCAAAGTCATAGCTACAAACAATTTGAAACTTATCATTCTTTTCATCCTGAAGAAGTCTATAATGGAAATACCTCAAAACACGAGTGATCGAAGAGACCTATTGtagaaaacccacaaacacaTTTGTAAGATTTACATTATGTAgattatttcaaataataatgTTAAAAGGTTATAATGAAATCTCCAGTTCCAAATTTGGATTTTGTCTCTTTAAATATGACTGTCCACTACTTAAGATTTGTTTTAAGCTTTTGAGCTGTTTTCAGTGAGGCAGATGAAAGTAGTCATCAGAAGGCTGTAATCTTTGGCATGTGGCCATAAGGAATATAAAGTTAATCCCTGGCTAGCCACTAAAAATGatcaaataagaaaaataaaaatcttacatcATGCATCAAAGACAACCAGCACACATGCAGATTTCTGCATTGAGCTATTATCCCCATGAAAGGGAGACTTCCTTTCACTACaatgtggggaggaggggagaggggaggaaaaaaaggcatcatgcagaactgaaacaggaaaaagcaaatttatttttaaaaggcataaaaAAATGGTCAAAGAAAGTAAGCATTTTGTAATTTgtgactatttttttccccactctcccTAAGGGGCTTTCAGCATAGCTACATCTAACGATACATTTGATTGTATTTCAGTGGTGCTATTCATGGTAATTTGCAAGCACCTCACAGATATGATAAATGGAACCTCGCTACTCCCTGCATGGTAGACTAGACATGGGAAGGTGGGGGGCACAAAAAGTTGAAGTGGCCTGCCCAAACCACGAGAGTCATTTTGCTAGTTCTTCACCAACTGTACTGAAAACAGTTATCAGCCATTTTGGAATGAATTACAAGCTGGTATCATACTGCCATTTTCCTTGTGGCTCCACTGGTTCTATGAAAAATACCTGTACAAAACATAAAATGCTAGTTCcagcaaaaaaagctggaaaaaaagccttttctttgaCCTTCAGGACAGCATCTCTGGCCTAAATCTGCAACCAAGCAGCCTGAAGCTGACAGATCTGGAAGAGATCATATTTGCCCATCTTACCTCACTCTTGCAACTTCTACTATGTTAGCATACTTAAATTATTTCACTGCCAATCACATTACAGACAAATACTTCAGCTGACATAAGTCAGCCATTTTTCTGTCTATCCAAAACAGCCGTGCTCCCATAGATTTAAAAACTCAACTACCAGCACAGATTATCATCTAGGTCACGTGAAGCCCATGTTTTATAGAGGACTCTGTCAGCAGTTCACATTACACagggagaaacaaaacaaaaaaggaggaaaaaattacaaACCTGATTGCCATCTCTTGAGAAGTATCTCTTCTCTATGACCTGGGAAGAACAGAGAATGACCTTAGCTGGCACAGCATATGCATAACCTCAGATTCCAATCAACATTTCACATATGAGCACTGAAACTCACGGCTAACTGGGACAAGGTCTGAACCCATGTCCCCTGCCCCAGGCCTATTGCTTTAAGTGCAATGCTCTATTACACATAGAAGGAGTTACCACCTCCAGCCATCCTTAGTAAAGCTGTGTTATCCTCAATTTCTACATGCCTAATTTAGTCAGCCCTCTTTAGTAATGGAGGTGATGGTTTGGGTGTCTCCTTACTGCATCGAAGTCAGTTATTCCCACCCCTCTCTGCAGGTGCAGCGGATCTGAGCACTAGAAAAAGCTCATTCTGCAGGTGCATAACAACTCCAGTGGTTCTGAGTACCCCCTGGGCATAGGTGATGCTTGAGAAGAGGTAGCCTGACTTGCTGTCTGAGAATGATGCACACACTGTCTGTGCTGAAGGATACCTATGGAGGCAGAACCATCAATCTAGAATCAAAAAGTGATTTGTATCACCCTGTAAAATCTACAGCCTCCACCAAAGAAAATTCAGACCAAATTTTCTCTAAAGCATGATCTGTTACAGGAGATGATCTGCTCCACTACGGTATCTTTGTCCAAGGTACACTTAAACCAGAGCATCTCTTCTGTCATTTTCACAACAGGCCTTGATGCTGTCTTTTGCAGGAAGGGAGAGTAATACGCCAAATTTCTTAATGCCCAAAGTTTGCTTTAACAAGGATCAACAGAGCTAACCATAGTCTTGTAACACCCCACATTACTACCTTAGTACACTGCAAACCCTCTGGCCTGCCAAAGGACTCCAAAAGCATATGCAGCATGTCTTTGCACATCTGTGAGTTCTTTTTCATTGCTCTGTGCAGATCAAGAATCAAATCTTCCAGCAGATCAGCTATTTTCTGGAGGTTTCCAAGAGCAGACCAACCTTTGGCCTCCCCACACCTGGTTCGAACCAACTCAAAAAGTAGAATGTGAAAGGAGCAGCTAACTGTTGTTCCATGTTCAAATCACAGACAGCATTCAATACATAGAACAATAAAACATCATTTAATTGAGTTGACTTACCTTATCAAAAAACCTGCTTAGTTTGACAGCATTGGATGAACCTGCAGCCAGGTAACGAGGATTGGTGCAATCCTAGAACACACACAAGACAACAACAAACCAAGCACAAGGAAATCAATGCAAGGAAGCCATACACACAGAAATCAGCATACCCATTTCCCTGACACACGCACATGCAATCAGCTAGGGAAAACACAGTGTATCTGCTGATTTCTGCTCCAGAGTCATTTGAGAGAAAAGGCCAACTTCTGTTCTGTGAATCAATTGGAGAATTCTAAGTACATCCCTATGCACTCCATGTCTTCCTTCTGCCACCAGCTATACAGTCAGCTAATAATTTGTACAGGCTACACATCAGATagtgcgtgcatgtgtgtatatacaagCATTCACGCAGCAcacatatttttatacatatacacattctctctctctctctaaaaataAAGTGATCTTGATGTTTCATTCAAAGATAGTCTGTGTCAGAAATaagaacagggaagagaaaacttAACCCCCAACCATCAATTCTAAGCTTTGGTGACCTTATCTAACACCACCTATACCTCCCTATAGTGAAACAAAGATGATCGTTTCATCAAGCAAGGGGGCGTGGCCAATCAAAACGTGCATGACTCCAGCATTACTGAGAAAATCTCCAAAAGCCCAGTTTTTGTCACAACATCTTTACTTACTAAAAATCGGGACTTGCTCCCACATAAAACAACACTGGTGACAAGAATACCAACCAAATTTATCTCTTCAGCATTGAAATCCTCAGCCAAGAAAGCTGTTCTGGTCAAAACTTCATTCCGCTTAGCTTCTGGGATCTGATCCAGCTTAGTTCCTATTACCAGCAGTGGAATCTGGTTATCAGCAAACTGTTCACGGTCATAGTCACTGATGAGGAGAACAAATACAATTCTGAATGAAGCGATGGTCATGTAAGTGGGCACAGGGGCACCATCAGTTCCCCTGTtccttttaaacatttatttattaagGGTCACTATTTATCTAAGTGAGAATGTGCTGTATCTGTAAATTAAGGAAGGGCTTCTGCACCTAAGTCACCTTACAGGAattgaaaggaaggagaaaagaaaccacTTGAGTTGGATTTCTTCTCAGCATAGATGAACCGCAGAAGAAATGCTAACACAAGCAGGAAAGAAATAGGAATTCCAGTACTGTACCAAGCGTATGCAGCCACCAGAGACAGATCAGGGAGCTGGCATCTCTGAACATCTAAAGTTCCTACATACATACACTTTTTAAGGAGGGATAatgaaataaattgcaactgTGAAACACTACCCCTTTCCACGTCAGATCAAAGAGAGTTGCAATAACAATTGTGTGGTGTCAAGTTGCTAATTCTTGTACATTCAAGAAAGGTAGCCACCATAAGCTGAATTCCAACAAGCTTTGATTCAGATATGAATAACGACCAAAGAGAgcctttataaaataaataatattgcaATTAAATGTCATCACAAATCCAAGCTCCAATCATTCTCCTCAGCTAGGATAATCACTTGTCTTTCATCTTTACCTAAACCAAGCTTTCTAGAAAGTAATTTTACAACCAACAGCAACAACTTGACCAAGCAATTGCTAGTGGCTGAGCATCCGGCCCTGATGGAAGttaagcttttgaaaataaaaactatcGTGAAGAACCTGTATGTGGAAAAACTGGAGAAATTTGCAGTTTATACAATGCAAaccctcttctccttctcccatgTTTCTACAGAAACACCTGTGTATCAGCACAGGCATATAAACAATTGATATTCTTCTCACAAAAAGCTAGCCCTTATTATTGCTTCCCTGCTCATGTGTGAGGTTTATCAATGATCTTAAAACCTCCTTGACTACGTGTATAACCAGAGCATGGAGGTACAGGAGGAAATACTTGACAAGATGTTGGAAAGCTAATTATGAACATGCTGTTTAAGCAGAGTTTTCTAAGCTCTTTTTTAGCCACATTCCTGAAATAATTCCCCCATCacccaaaacaacaaataattaaGTGAACTTCCTCAGTCTTGGTGCATGGAGGGAAAGCCTTTTGGAACAGAGACATGCCATCCCATGACACTTCCTGTACAAGGGCTTTGCACATGTCAGTACAGACACACAAGTCTTCAGGTATCAGGGACTGGACCCACTCTTACAAAGGCCTCAGACAAATGAAGGACACAGTAAACATCTTTTCCCTTAAAGCAATGTCTCTGCCATACAGCTTGGGAATCTACTGGCAGAATGGCCTGACTGGCAgtgtaaaacaaaaagaacagtgaTTTTCTTTGATAtcccccatttttttctttctttcttaaaagtcTAGCCACATCTAATTTCATGTGGGCTTCAAGTAGCCTTAGAGACAAAGACTTCCGTAACAGCTTGGAATTATTGCATCTTAACCCTGCATGTATGTTTTTCACTCACCCATTTGTCACAAGAACTCCTGTTGGAGCGACATCTCTGTTGAGTGCTTCCAAAGACCAGCGATACAAATTCTGGGATGATTTCTTGTTGGTTAAGTCATGCACTAAAATTATCCCTAAAGTGAAAGAGAAGGCAGCAAGATGCTATTtaatgatacatatttttttccttatcttaCCAAAATGACATCTGCAGGTTCCCAGATATCTGAGAATGAAGAAAGGGATGTATAAGCGGTTCAGTTACAGTGAATGAGTAAAGCTGAAAATATCAGGATGCAACaggttttttaaagctgcttaTCAAGAATTGGATAAGCGCTAAGAGAAAACTGATGAAAGGAGGAAACGAACAGCCACCTCAAGGTTTAATCTGCAAGAGGCTTGCAGGCATTTGCTGATTCTGCTCTGTCTAGTCCTAATGATGCTGAAGCTTTGCATTACTGCAGCAGAGAATTTAGCCTTTCTCTGTTTTACCTAATTGGTAAACATAACTATCTTTTTGTCACAGCATCTAAGAAGTCTAAAGGCTATTTCTTTGTTTCAAAGAGTTTAGAGAGCACTATTGCTTTCCTACATTTTCAAGAACTAATGCTACATACTTGGGGAGGTATCTAAAGGGGAAAGAGACTCTGATAAATTTCACAGTCCACCAAATGGTTGGTAGAAACATGAATTAATAAGATTTCATGTATTTAAGATTAAGCTTCTAGCATTTTTCATTACCATGATCCTTCAAAATGTAAATTCTGAGATAGAAAAACAGCCAGCCAAACTTCCTAGTTGTGCTATTAAGACACCCACTTCTGATAACCACAGTTCCCAACTCAATTACCAACTCCTGCTAGcaaatttcttctatttattcACACCTTCTGCAACCTGTGGAATGTTCCCACTTCCTCCAGACTTCAAACCATCATGAATTCAAGGACACAATGGAATTATATCCCTTATCTTCATCAGGATTTGTTCTCAACACACTTCACAGCCTACAGGTGGACAAAACTTATTAATTTAATCTTTCACCTTAACTCCCAAAGGTGCCAGCCACTGTACACACTACAAACAAACCACATTCCCACAAACATTTTCCACTACCCTACAGGACTGTGCACAGACTCTCCTATGAGAGTTCCTAGCATATTGCAACCATAGCcctatttcaaagcatttaatcTCAGTAACAGCATAAAAAGGCAACTTGCTGCGTGTCCACCCCCAGGGTAGAGAGAAAAAGCCTGATACAACGTAACTTGGCCGACGGCAACAGATTTCAGAAGCACTGCTGCATAATCTGTAAGAAACACTCTCCACCTCCAGACACTCTTTCTCAGTTATATTTTTGATTGGTCGGTTCCCTTATCTGCTTCACCAAAAACCTACACAGTTAGTTGCACCAGCAGAAAAAGACTGTGTCAACATCAAAAAAGAGCAGGCAGGACCAATGACTACTCAAGGAAATGTTCCTCCCCCATTAAGGTCTGCAAGCCACAGCCTTACTGCCTAGTCACTATCCTAGACTATCACAGTCTGTGCGCCAGATGCAGGGTGACCAAAGCAGAAGATCTGCGGTCAAACCAAAAGCGAACCATACCTAACCTTGTCAACAGCCAGGTCTCCCTCACAGCGTGCACAGATGCTGCCACAACCAAATGTTAACTGACTTTTGATCTCAGGTTTTCAGACCACTGCAAGCCCAGAAAGCACAAGCAGGCAGAAGGAACGCATTCATCTTCTCTTCTTAAATCAGGTCAAACAGAGGCAATTTGTGAGACAAGCTCTAATGAAGGAATTAATCTAATGAAAGAAACCAGAGCCAAGGCTAACTACCAAAGTCAACAGTTTTCATATGCAAGCTGCCTAATAATACCTTTCAGGCAGTGGAGATAAATAACTCTATTTTAATAACACCATCAATTATAGTTCAGACACATAAATTCAAGATTTCATCTCCTAATGGGCTGTTCTAGGATATTTCCAAGTCTGACCCACACTTGCTGGCATACTGTGGATTTGGTGTcaaaaagaaatcaatttttttcatatatcaAAGAGGCTTGCTTTGAGGGCACAACTCAGCTCAAACCTTATTTACAGAGGTCTGGTTAACAATATAAGCAAGAGGTACCTACACACAGTTTTCctcctgggaaaggaggaaga includes:
- the RABL3 gene encoding rab-like protein 3 gives rise to the protein MAALDRVKVLVLGDSGVGKSSLVHLLCQNQVLGNPSWTVGCSVDVRIHDYKEGTPEEKTYYIELWDVGGSVGSATSVKSTRAVFYNLLNGIILVHDLTNKKSSQNLYRWSLEALNRDVAPTGVLVTNGDYDREQFADNQIPLLVIGTKLDQIPEAKRNEVLTRTAFLAEDFNAEEINLDCTNPRYLAAGSSNAVKLSRFFDKVIEKRYFSRDGNQIPGFSERKRFGGGTLKSLHYD